GTTGGCGCCTACCGCGAGCTGCCCGAGCGAGCCGCTGGACCGCGCCACATTGAGCCCGATCGCGGCCTGGATGCCCTCCGCCTTTCCGTGCGCCCAGTTGCCGCCCACGGCCAGTTGCGTGCCCGACATGTCGCCCCGCACCACGTTGGCGCCCAGGGCCAACTGCAACCCGTCCACCTTGTCCGTGGCCACGTTCGCGCCCAGGGCCATCGCCACGCCGTCCAGCCGCGCCATGCGGGACACGCCCATGGACACGGAGAGATGGTTGTCCACCGGCTCGCCGGCGTTCATCAGGTCATTCGTCTGGAGGCCGGGGAACAAGCCCACGTTGAAGAAGCGCGAGCGGTGCCCGCTGCCCGCCGCTGCGACGTCCGCCACGCCGGCGCCGGCGCCCGACGAAAGACTCGCCGGCAGGGGCCCACCGCCGCGCATGGCCGTCAGCTCCCCCTGCACCGCGCGGAAGGCGGAGGCCGCCAGCACGGTCCGGCCGCCCTCCCCCAGCTCGAACTCCGCCTGCGAGGTCTGGTCCAGCACCTTGCGCATCACCGAGTAACGGCCCTTCTGCAGCCCCAGCTCGGTGGTGCGGCCCGCGTACTTCTTCAGCTCCACCACCAGGCGTCCCTGGGAATCACGGACGTAGAGCCGCCCGTCCACCAGGTCCCCCAGGACGAGCACCGCGGCGGTGGAGCGCAGGTCCGTCATCACCAGGTCGCCCGTGCCCGCCAGCTCGATGTCATACGCGGGGTGCTGCGCCCCGGCCCGCGTCTCTTCCGTGCGGGCCAGCGTCTCGTGGAAGGCGAACTGGTAGGCCTCGTGCAGCGTCACCCGGCCGTCCCCTGAGACGTCCGCCGCGCCGCGCAGGCCGGACACCAGGTTGTGGGTGAAGAACGAGCCGCCGATGCGGTCGGACTCCTGGGACACCTCATCCTCGGAAGACGACGTGAGGATGGCATGGCCTCGCACCGCGGAGGACGCATCCACCATGAAGGCCGGACGCCGCACTCCGCCCTTCTGGCGGGCCAACGTGCCGGACGCGCACGAGTCCAGGATGGCGATGCGCACGTCGGCGGGAAGCGACTCCAGCGCCTTGCGCAGCTCGCGGTAGCCGAAGCGGTCCTTCTGGAGGAGCAGCCCCTGCTCGTCGGAGTGGCCCGAATAGTAGACGAGCGCCTCGATGCGCGTGCCCGGCGTGGTCGCCGCCGCCAGCATCGCCTTGAAGCGGACCAGGGCGGCCTCCAGCGCCGCGCGGTCGCCCTCCATCAGCAGCAGCTTGTCCTTCGGCTGCACCCCTCCGAGTTCCTCCAGCACGTCGCCGAACGAGCGCGCATCGGTGACGGCGTACCGGAGCCGGGCACGGCCCTCGCCCCCGTCGTTGACGCCCACCAGCAGCGCGAAGCGGCGCACCGACGCCTGCGGCGCCGAGGCCGAGGGCGCCGCGGCGGCCAGGGCGGGCACGAGCAGGAGCGAAAACAGGAGGGACCGCGTCATCACCGCACCTTTTCCAACGTGAAGGACGTCTGGCCCAGGGTATCCGGAAGTGGCAGCGGCAGGGTGCGCGCGTCGGTGGGCCGCCGGGCAAGCGCGCGCGCCGCCTCCAGGACCGACGCCACCTCCAGGGGGGCATCGGACGTCACGAAGAGGAAGCGCTCGAAGTCCGGCGCGTCATCGAGCTCGTAGGCATGGGTCAGCGGCACCGCCTCGCCGGGGCCCAGCTCCGTGCTTCCCGACAGCGTCGAGGGATGGTGCAGCGTCACGGCGCCGCGCCCATCCACCGACACCACGACACCATGGCGGCTTCCACCCGACACGTAGCTGAGTTGCAGGACGTCACCGCTGCGCGCCCGCGCCTGTTCACCGAGCAACTCCGGCTCGCCCGCGCCCTGCCGGTGGACCCGCAGGCGCGGCCCACCCTTGATGCGCACGGTGTCCAGCATCACGATGAGCGGCACCGGTGAATTGGACGGCTCCGGCTGCTCCTCCGGCGCGGACATGAAGAGCAGCGCCAGCGAGGCGGCCACGGGGACGCTGAGTGACAGCCCATGCCACCCTTGCGAGTTGCCGCGCCGCACCGTCTCCGTGCGGCCCTGGGACTCGCGCTCGCGCCGGGCCACCTCGGCGGCGACTTCGGCGGGCGGATGACGCGCCAGCGTCTGGCGGGAGTCCGCTTCCAGCCGAGCCAGCCTCGCGGCGCCACCGGGCTCGCGCTCGAGCCGGGCTCGCGCGGCGGACAGCGCCTCTGGCGGCAGTTCGCGCAGGATGATTCGCTCCAGAAGCCAGTCAGGGGTGCCAGGGGCCATGCGCAGTGCGTCTCCAGCGCGGCGAAAAGCCCTCGGTCCCGTGTCCTGCCGCCTCCGGCCTCGCGCGTCTCCTGGAACACCAGCCCCTCAAGAATCTGTCACCCGCCTCCGCTCACAGGGTGAGGACCATCAACTCCTCATCGAGGAACGTCTCCCCCACCTTCAGCGCGTTGGGCTCCACGCCATAGGTCCGGAACCCCAGTGAGCGGTACAGGGCGTGCGCGGGCGCGTTCCCCACCGAGACTGCGAGCAGCAGGCACTTGAGGCCGCCCATCTTCCGCGCCTCGTCGATGAGCGAGGTCAGCAACCGCCGGCCCACGCCTCGCGAGCGGACCTCCGGCGCCACGTACATGCCCCACACCACCGCCTTGTGCGCCAGCCGGGCCCGGGACTCGCGCTTCAGCCCCAACGCGCCCACGAGCTGCCCACCGTCGAAGGCGCCCAGGACACACTGAGACGCCCCCACCAGCCAGCCACGCACGGTCTCCAAGGACAGCGCCGCCTCCTCCTCCACCGAGGCCGCGAAGGACTCCGGGTTGTCCCGCAGCCCCCGCAGCCGCAGCGCCTTGAACGCCTCCGCGTCCTCCGCCACCAGCCTGCGGATGACGAGCTGCGTCGGTCCGGCGCCGTGGCCCTCCGCCTTCAGGAGCGCCGTGTACCCCGAGATGAAGTCCGGGTAGCGCGGCGCCCAGCCCAGCGATTTCAGGCGCGCGTTGGAGATGTCGCGGTCACCTCTCACCGTCTCGTTGAGCTGCTCCAGGGGAATGCGGGGCGGCATCGGCACGCCCAGGCGCTGGCTGAGCCAGGCCACTGGCTCCTCGGTGGGCGCGGAGCGGTCATCCGCGACGCAGTACAAGGCGCCGGGCTCGCCGCGCGTCAGCACCACGCGAATGGACTCCACCAGGTCATCGACGTAGATGCGGGAGATGCGTCCGCCGCCGCCTTCCGGCAGCCGGAGCGACCCCGACAGCAGGCGCGTGTGAATGCCGCGCCCGGGCCCGTAGATGCCGGCGATGCGCATCACCATGGCGCCCAGCGGCAGGTAACGCGACTCCGCCTCGATGCGCTCGCGCGACGACGGCGTGGACAGCTCCACCGGGGTTTCCTCGTCCACGTGGCCCCGCGCACGGCCATAGACGCCGGTGGAGGACAAGTAGACGAGCCGCGCTGGAACCTGGTCGGCCAGCGCCGAGGCGATGCGCGTGTCCAACCCCGCGTCGGGCGGCACCGAGACGACGACGTGAGCCCCCGCCGTGCGCGTCAGCGCATCTTCCAGGTCGGTGACGCGGGCCCCGGCGCGCTCCAGCTCGGCGCGGCGCGCGGCGTCGCGCGTGGCCGCCAACACGTCGCGCCCTGCGCGGGCCTCCGCCACGGCGAGCCGCGTGAGCGTGTACCCAGACCCCAGGAGGACGAGAGGAGGCATCATGTCCCCGCGATAGCGAGACCGCGGGGACAGTGCAAGCGACGGTTACGGCGCGCCTACAGCTCCGCGCTCGCGCGCGGGTCGATGATGCCGCACTCCTTGATTTTGTAGAGGAGCGCCTTGTAGCTGATGCGCAGCTTGGTGGCCGCGCGCCGCTTGTTCCACGCCGTGCGTTGGAGCATGGCGAGAATCGCCTCGCGCTCGGCCAGCATCGCCGCCCGCTTGCCGATGTCCTTCAGCGACAGCTCCCCGGTGGGCGCGGGCGGCGGCGGCGGCTGCGGCACGTCGAAGGGATTGACGTAGCGCGGCGCGGGCACCACCGCGTTCGCGGACTCCATCACCATGGGCGCGTGCGCGGGCGGAGCCAGCGGCGCGACGGACGCCAGGCCGAAGGCGGCGCCGCGCGACGGCATCTCCAGCACCTGCACGGCGGGCGGCGGCGTGCGGAAGCCCTCGTCGTGCGCGCGGCCAAAGGGGCCACCGTCGTCACCCGCGTAGGACGTGGGCAGGGACGGCGCGCTCGCGGGAGCGCGGACCGCGGCCCGCAGCTCGTCGAGCACCAGCGTCGGGTCCTTCAGCACGCACAACCGGCGGACCATGTTCTCCAGCTCGCGCACGTTGCCCGGCCAGTCGTAGTCCGCGAAGGCGTGCAGCACCTCCGTGGGCAGCTCGGACACGCCGCTGAGGTAGCCGCGGCCGTACTTCTTGAGGAAGTGGTCCGTCAGCGGAACCACGTCCTCGCGGCGCTCGCGCAGCGCCGGCAGGCGGATGGCCACCACGTTGAGGCGATAGAAGAGGTCCTCGCGGAAGTTGCCCAGCGCGATTTCCTTCTCCAGGTCGCGGTTGGTGGCCACGACGACGCGGCTGTCCACGCGCACGCTCTTCTTGCCACCGACGCGGAAGAACTCCTCGTCCTGGAGCACCTGGAGCAGCTTGGCCTGGAGCCGGATGGCCATTTCGCCAATCTCGTCCAGGAAGATGGTGCCCTGGTCGGCCAGCTCGAACTTGCCGGGCTTCTCCGCGGTGGCGCCGGTGAAGGCGCCGCGCTCGTGGCCGAACAGCTCGCTCTCCAGCAGCTCGCCGGGCAGCGCCGCGCAGTTCACCTTGATGAACGGACGGTTGCGCCGCTGGCTGCGCGCGTGGATCTCCCGCGCGATGACCTCCTTGCCCGTGCCGGACTCCCCCAGCAGCAACACGGGGACGTCCGTGTCGGCGATGCGCTCCACCAGCGCACGCGCGCGGCGCATGGCCGGCGAGGTGGAGATGAGGACGCGCTGCTCCTGCGCCGAATCCACCACCGGAATCACCGTGCGCGAGGGCAAGATGGGCGCCACGGCCTGACGCTCCGGCGCCCGCGTCCCCAGGGCCCGGGCCAGCGCGTCCTGGAGCTCGTCGTTGCCGAACGGCTTGGCCAGGTAGTCGCTGGCGCCCATCTTCATCGCCCGAACGGCGTCGTCCGCCCCCGCCAGCGCGCTGAGCACGATGACGGGCGCGCCGCCGCCCATGGACTGGTAACGGCGCAGCACTTCCAGGCCGCTCATCTCGGGCATCACCACGTCCAGCAACACCGCGTCGAAGGAGCCCCCTGAGAGCATCTCCAGCGCCTGGGTGCCACTCGCGGCACAGCGCACCTGGTACCCCGCACTTCCGAGCAGCTCGGACAGAAACGTGCGCACCGCCTCTTCGTCATCCACCACCAGCACCGCGATCCGGTCCATCCCCTCGCCTCCACTCGCCCGCTGCATCGAAGTCCTACCCACCCTCACACCGACAGCCGGGACGTGCTCCCGACCATCCGGCGATACTCACGCGCGCGTCGCATGTCCTGCTGCGCCGCGCTCAACAGCTGCGTGGGCGTGCCCACCGAATCCGGGAAGCTCACCGTTCCCAGCTCCAGTGACGTGCGCACCACCTTCCCCTCCACCTGGAAGCGGGCCGTGTCGAAGCGCGCCGCCACGCGGGATACCACCTCCTGAACCGACTCCGCGGGCGTTCCCGGGAGCATCAGCGCGAATTGACAGTCACCCACCCGTGCCACCGCGTCCGCGTCGCGCACCGTCTGCCCCAACACCACCGCGCTGTACACCAGCAGACGCTCCGCCATGCCGCGTCCAAACTCCTTGCGAAAGGCCGACCAGCCCCCCACTTCCGCCGCCACCACGGAGAATCCACCGCCGTAGCGCTCCGCCCGCCGCGCTTCCAGGCTGATGAGCTCCAGCAGGAAGGGCCGGTTGTAGAGCCCCGTCACCGGGTCATGAAGCGCCTGGGCCGTGCCGGCCTCCTCCCCCGCGGCGGCCCGCAGCACCGCGTCCTTCAGCTTCAGTTGCGCGTGAAGCTTCGTCGCCAGCTCCGAGCCACTGCCCGAACGAGGCACCAGGTCCACGCACTGCCCCCGCTCCAGGCAGTACCGCCGGGCCTCGGCGTCCCGCTCATCCACCAGGTAGAGCAGCGGCACCGCGCCATGGCTGAGCTGCCGCAACCGGCGCGCGACCTGGACGGCCGCGAAGTCAGGCGCCTGCGCGGCCAGCAGCACCGCGGCTGGTCGGATGACCTCGAAGAGTGGCACCGCCGCGTCGAAGCGCGTCACGGGCACCACCCGGAAGCCGGCCTCCGCCAGGAGCAGCCGGGTCTGTTCCAGGTCTGCCGCTCGTGGCTCGACGACGAGCACGGTGGGCGGCTGTCCGGCCTTGCCCACTCGCTTCCTTCGCACACCCACCGTTCCACCTTCCCGCGTGAACTTTTCTCCGCCGCTTTTCGAGGCCCACCCCGGATTTACAGCCTCGAACCCCATCCTGACTTCCACATCCCCTCGAATTTACTAGAGAAGGGAAGCGGGCTACCCATTCTGGGCAGCGGATTTAGCAATGGTTGTGCCACCTTTGACCTCATGCAGCCGCGCCTCGAACTCCGCGGCGTCCACGCGGTGCTTGAAGGCAGGCACCCCTTCGATGACGACCACGGGGATGTCGTAACGCCAGGCGGTGAAGGCCTCCGCATCCTCCAGGATGGAGATGATCCGCAGCTCGAAGGGGATGCGAGCGCGCACGGACTCCACGACGGCGGCCGCCTTGTCACAGAGGGAGCAATTGGGTTTCGAGTAGATATCGACGCGCATGCGGGGCAGGATGAACGGTTAATGCGTGGCTTGTCTGGCGACTTCTCGACGATGCCTCTCAAGGACCTCGTCGTCTATCTTGGGAACCGGCGAGCGACGGGGTCCCTGAAGGTGGAGCGTGGGGACGTGCGCAAGCAACTCGAACTGCGCGAAGGCCATGTGGTCAGCGCCAGTTCCAACCAGCCGCGCGAGTTCTTCGGTCAGTTCCTCATCAATATGGGGCACCTGACCGAGGACCAGCTGGAGAAGGCGTTTTCGACCCAGGCGCAGACGCGCATCTTCCTGGGGAAGATCCTGGTGATGACGGGGCTGGTGCCGGAAGCCACCGTTCGCGGCACGCTCAGCCACAAGTTCCGGGAGATGATTCTCGACGCCTTCCATTGGGAGGACGGCGACTTCCTCTTCGAGGCGGCGGACACGGCGCCAGAGGTCGCGGGACTGGAAGTCAGCGTGGACCTGCTGGACGTCCACCGCGAGGGCGAGTTCCGGGAGACGGCCTGGCAGGCCATCCACGCCGTCTTCCCCTCCGGCGCGGTCCGGCTCTCGGTGGACGAGCGCAAGCTGCCCGAGCGAAAGCCCGGGAGCATGGACGAGCGCATCGTCCAGCTCATCAAGGAAGGCCTCACCATCGACGGCATCGCGCTGGCGCTGCACGCCACGGACTTCTTCCTCTACCAGCGGCTGTATGCGCTCTATCGCCTGGACGCGGTGAAGGTGTCCGACGAGCCGCCCGAGTCCGAGATGTCCGTGGTGGAGGAGGAGAACGGAGAGCGGGGCATCATCGGCTCGGAGACGTCGTCGGACGAGGTGCTCCAGGCCGCGCAGCTCTTCCTCGACGCGGGCAACGCGCGGGACGGCGAGGCGCTGGCGCGGCGAGCGCACGAGATGTCGCCCTCCCCTCGCACGGCGGAGTTCGTCAAGGCGGCCCAGGAGAAGCTCCTGGAGCACCTGCGCCGGGAGCTGGCCGACCCGCCCAGGGTCCCCACGCTTCAGGTCGCGCCCGGGCACCTGAAGACGCTCCAGCTCTCCGCGCCGGAGCGCTACCTGCTGTCACGCATCGATGGACGGCGCGACGTGGCCGCCATCGTCCACGTGTCGCCGCTGCAGGAGCTGGATGCGCTGAAGTACTTCGCCGGCTTCGTGGACGCGGCGCTGGTGAAGCTGGCGCCGCGCTGACGGCAGCGTCAGTGCTTGCCAGCGGCGGAGGCCGGGGCCGTCATCTCCACCGGCGCGGGCATCCGCTCCAAGCCCAGGCGGAGCGCCTCGCGGCCCAGCCAGGTGCCCCGGATGCGCCACTTCGGGTCATTGACGATGATGGCGGCCACGGCGACACGCGGGTTGTCCTTGGGCGCGAAGCCCACGAACCACGAGTAGTCGCGGAAGGGCTCGCGATCCGCCAGTGAGCCCGTCTTGCCCACGGCGTCATCCACGCGGAAGCCACGCTCGCGGAACACGGCGCGCGCGGTGCCGCTGGTGACAGTCTCTTCCAGCATCGCCGTGAGGTCCTTCGCGACCTCCGGCGTGAGGACGGGCTCGCCTTCCACCGGGAGCAGCGGCGCCGGGCCCTCGGGCTCGAAGAGGATGGGGTCCACCCAGCGGCCCTCGTTGGCGGCCACCGCGGCGACGAGCGCGCCGTGCAGCGGGGACAGGTACACGTCCCCGAAACCCGCGCCCGTGTTGGCCAGGCTGAACGTCTCCTCGGGGATGGCGGCGAGCGACACATCCGTCGGCACGGGGAACTCAATCTCACGGTTGAAACGGAAGCGGGCCGCCATGCGGCGCAGCGAGTCCACCGTGAGGTGCTTGTTCGTCAGCTTGGCGAAGATGACGTTGGCGCTCTTGCCCATGGCCAGCGCCAGCGAATAGCAGGAGCTGTCCCGCTCGCTGTCCTGCAGGTGCTTCTCGGAGATGCGCCGCTTGCCGCCGTGGAAGCACTCTTCGGTATCCGGCGTGACGCCGGCCTCCAGCAGCGCGCCGCCGGTGATGACCTTGAAGATGCTGGCCGCGGGGAACACCGCGCGAACCGGCAGCCCTCGCAGCTCCGGCCTCGCCGCCGAATGCTCCGCCAACGCCAGCACCCGTCCGGTGGACGGCTCCAGCACCACGGCCGCGCCGTAGGGCGTCTCGTAGTTGCGGAGGATCTGCGTCAGCGACGCTTGCAGCACCGGGTCGATGGTGAGCTGCTTCTTCTTGCCGCCCTTCTCCTTCACCACCAGCTTCCCGCCCTCCAGCGTCGCGCGCCCCATGAGGTCCGCGGACTTGGGAAGCGGCTTCACCGTGGCGATGGGCGGCGCCTTCTCGCGCGAGGGCACGGGCACGGGGGGCACCATCCCCGGCTCCGCGGCGAGCGCCGCCAGTCCGCCGTCCGGCGACTCGCCCCCGAGCACCGCTGCGGCGGAGACGGCGGCGGATCCGGAAGTCCCCGCATCAGGCTGGGCGCCCTGGGACGCCGTGGCGGCCCCGGACGTCCCCGCGTCCGCCTGGGCGGCCTGCGACGCCGTGCCAGGGGCGGCGACCACCACCCCACCGTCTTCGGAGACACCGGCGGACGCGGGCTGCTCCGGCTCGGTCGCTCCAATGACGAGGACCAGGGGGAGCAGCGCGGCGGCGGACAGGAGACGGCGGTGGAAGCGCATTGCTACGAGGGGCTCCGGGGGGTGAGCGACGGCTGGATCCTACCGGCTGGGGGCGCGCTGTCCACGGATGCCTCCCTGGTCGCTTCCGTCCCTCGGTGAAATCAGAAACTTGGCGGAGGGGTGTGCAACTCCGCTAGGTTCGCCCACACTTTGGACGGATTGAAAGAAACGGTGGTCATCTGGAGCGCCGAGCTCCGCCGGGCCGTGCGCAGTGGCCGGACGGTGGTGCTGCTCGGCCTCTACAGCATGTTCTCCGCGTTGGTGCTGCTGGTGGTCGGCTGGCTCGCGGGCGAAGTCCGCAGCGCCGTCGCCAAGCAGTTGGAAGGCGCGGGCGCGGATGCGAGCGCCTCCGTGCAGCTCAACGAGGAGATGCGCAAGGGCGTGCTGGGATTCCTCACCAGCAACGACTCCGCGATGATCGAGGCCCTGGCGCAGGTGCCGCTGGAGGTGTTGATCGTCTTCAAGATCACCCTCTTCTTCCTGCCCGCGTACATCGCGCTGATGGGCTTCGATCAGATCAGCGGTGAAGTGGGCCCACGCTCCATGCGCTACCTCACGGTGCGCGCGCGACGCTCGTCGGTGCTGCTGGGCAAGTTCCTGACGCAGGCGACGCTGCTGCTCGGCCTGGTGCTCATCATCGACCTGGCCATCTTCATCTACGCCCGCGTGGCCAACCCGGACTTCAGCTTCCCCGCCGTGGCGCTCAACCTGCTGAAGTTCTGGCTGGCGGCCATCGTCTTCTCGCTGGCCTACGTGGCCCTCACGACGCTGTGCTCCAGCCTGTTCCGCTCGCCAGCGGTGAGCCTGGTCTTCAACTTCATCCTGCTGTTCGTCTTCTGGCTGATGGACACCATCGGCCGGGCCTCGGGTGACACGGGCAACCTGCGCTTCCTGCGCTACCTGTCCCCGTCGTACTACGCCGGCGACCTGCTGCATCCGGGCCTGGCGCAGTTCGGCGCGAGCGGAGCCGCCTACGCGGTCTTCGCGTTCGTCTTCCTGATGGCGGCCTACGGCATCCTGCGCGCGAGGGACCTGTGAGCGACGTGGCCATTGAACTGTTCGGCGTCTCCAAGCGCTTCGGCCCCAAGGTCGCCGTCAACGGCGTCAGCTTCTCCGTGCCCAAGGGCGCGGTGTACGGGCTCATCGGCCCCAACGGCGCCGGCAAGACGACCACCTTCTCCATGATGTGCGGCTACCTCTACCCGTCCGAGGGCTCGCTCAAGGTCATGGATGTGGACCCCACCACCCCGGGCGCCCTCAAGGGCCGCCTGGGCGCGCTGCCGCAGGACGCGGTGCTGCCGCCCGGCTGGGAAGTGGGCGCGCTGCTGACGTACTGGGCGCGGCTGTCCGCCCTGGCCGAGCCGGAGCGTGAGGCGCGCGAGGCCCTGGACAAGGTGGGCCTCATGGAGGCCTGGAACGTCCAGACGCAGGCGCTCAGCCACGGCATGGCCAAGCGCGCCGCCATGGCCCAGGCCCTCATGGGCAGCCCGCCGTTGGTGCTGCTGGACGAGCCCACCGCCGGGTTGGATCCGCGCGTCGCCGCCCAGGTGCGCCAGGTCATCCGCGACATGAAGGGCCGGCAGACGGTGGTGGTCTCCAGCCACAACCTCCAGGAGCTGGAGGAGCTGTGTGACGCGGCCGCCATCCTCGACAAGGGCACGCTCGCCCAGGCGGGGAGCATGAATGAGCTCACCGGCCAGGGCGCCGAGTTCCGCGTCCAGATTGCTCGCGGCAGCGTCATCATCCCGGAGCTCACGGTGATGCCCCACGTCACGGACGCGCGCATGGAGAGCGACACCGTGCTGCGCGTGCGCTTCAGCGGCGGCGTGGCGCCCGAAGAGGTCATCAGCCAGGTGGTGCGTCACCTGCTGCAGCACGACGTGCTCATCCTGGGCGTCAGCCGCGGCCAGCGCCTGGAAGATCGCGTCCTGCAGATGCTCTGAAGCAAGGCGTGGGCTGGCGGCAGGCGGCTCAACCCGCCTTGCGCACCCAGCCCACGTAGAGGCGCTCCCGGCGCTCCATGCGGACCAGTGGATTCCCCGTAGCCTCGCACCATGCGGGAAGGTCCGCCTCCAACCCGCGATCCGTGGAGACGAGCTCCACGAGCGTCCCTGGCGCCAGGGCTCTCATGGCCTTGGCGAGCTCCAGGATGGGCATGGGGCACAAGGCCCCTCGAGTGTCGATGCGCACGGCGGCGTCCATGATCGGGACTCTGACGGAATTTTTCCGAAGTCTCCCGAGTTTTGGGGCCCCTGAGGGGGCGCGGCTCCCTGGAAGGCCAGAGCGGCTTGCTTGCGCGTCTGGAATTCCCTCTGTTAAGACCGCCGCCCTCTGCCCTCGTTGAAAACCCGCTCGGGCCCACAATGCCGGCCCCATGGCGAAGGAGCAAGACCCACTCATGAAGCCCAATGTCATCGTGGCCCTGCTGGTCGGCCTGGTGCTCGGGTTCGTTGGCGGCCGCGTCACCACTGGCCCGTCCACGAAGTCCGAAGTCGCCAAGGCCGCACCGAACTCTCCCGCCGCCCCGGCGCCGGGTGGACGCCGTCCGGTGGATCCCACCGTGTTCAAGGTGCCCATCGAGAACTCGCCGACCCACGGCAGCGCCGACGCGCTCGTCACCGTGGTGGAGTTCTCCGACTACGAGTGCCCCTTCTGCAGCCGGGCGAACGTCACCATCGAGAAGCTCCAGGAGCAGTACGGCAAGAAGCTCCGCGTGGTGATGAAGCAGAACCCCCTCTCCTTCCACCCGCGCGCCAAGCCCGCGGCCATCGCCGCGATGGCGGCTGGCGAGCAGGGCAAGTACTGGGAGTACCACGCCAAGCTCTTCGCCAATCAGAAGAAGCTGGATGACGCGTCCCTGGAGCAGTACGCCAAGGAGCTGGGCCTGAACCTGGACAAGTGGAAGGCCGAGCTGAACAACCCCAAGTTCCAGGACATCATCACCCGCGACCAGGCCCTGGCCGGCCAGCTGGGCGCCAGCGGTACCCCGGCCTTCTTCATCAACGGCCGCTTCCTGTCGGGCGCGCAGCCCATCGCCAACTTCCAGGCCCTCATCGACGAGGAGCTGGTCAAGGCGGAGAACCTGGTGAAGAGCGGCGTGCCCGCCTCGCAGGTGTACGCGAAGATCATCGAGAAGGGCTCCGAGCGTGCCGCGCCCAAGGCGCAGCCGCAGCAGCCCGCCGCCGCGGTCCGCAAGGTGGAGATCCCCTCGGACTCGCCCTCCTTCGGCCCGGCCACCGCCAAGGTGACCATCGTCGAGTGGTCTGACTTCGAGTGCCCCTTCTGCAGCCGCGTGGGCCCCACCCTGTCGAAGATCAAGGAGAGCTACGCCAAGGACGTGCGCGTGGTGTTCCGTCACCAGCCGCTGCCCTTCCACCCGAACGCGAAGCTGGCCGCCGAGGCCTCGCACGCCGCGCACGAGCAGGGCAAGTTCTGGGAGTACCACGACAAGCTCTTCGCCAATCAGAAGGCCATGGATCGCGCCTCGCTGGAGAAGTACGCGCAGGAGCTGGGCCTGAACCTCGCCAAGTTCAAGGCCGCCCTGGATTCGGGCAAGTTCAAGGCGAAGGTCGAGGCCGACATGGCCGCCGGCAACGCCCTGGGCGCCAACGGCACCCCGACCTTCTTCATCAACGGCCGTGAGTTCGTCGGCGCGCAGCCCTTCGAGGCCTTCAAGCGCGTCATCGACGAGGAGATTGGCAAGGCGGACAAGCTGCTCGCCGCCGGCACCAAGCCCGAGGAGCTCTACGCCAAGCTGAACGCGGAGAACGTCGCCAACGCCCCGACGGCGCCCGCCGCGGCCCCTGGCGCTCCGGCCGAGCCCCCGGTCCAGAAGGTGGACGTGGGCAACGCCCCGGTGAAGGGCGACAAGAACGCGCCCGTCACCATCGTCGCCTTCTCCGACTTCGAGTGCCCCTTCTGCAGCCGCGTGGTGCCCACGCTGAAGCAGTTGGAGGACCAGTACGGAGGGAAGATCAAGGTCGCCTTCAAGAACCAGCCGCTGCCCTTCCACGCCAACGCCAAGCTGGCCGCCGCCGCCGCGCTGGCCGCGCACGAGCAGGGCAAGTTCTGGGAGTACCACGACAAGCTCTTCGCCAATCAGCGCGCGCTGGACCGCGCCTCGCTGGAGAAGTACGCGCAGGAGCTGGGCCTGAACGTGGACAAGTTCAAGGCCGCGCTGGACCAGGGCAAGTTCAACGCGCAGATCGAGGCCGACATGGCGCAGGCCAGCCAGCTGGGCGCCAACGGCACCCCGACGTTCTTCATCAATGGCCGCACGCTCGTGGGCGCCGTGCCCGTGGACGCGTTCAAGCGCGTCATCGACGAGGAGCTGAAGAAGCTCGGCGGCGCGGTGGCCGACTCGAAGTAGTTCCCGCCGGGGCCCGGGTGCCCTGACGCGACAAAGGCCGTCGGACTC
Above is a window of Myxococcus virescens DNA encoding:
- a CDS encoding sulfurtransferase TusA family protein; translation: MDAAVRIDTRGALCPMPILELAKAMRALAPGTLVELVSTDRGLEADLPAWCEATGNPLVRMERRERLYVGWVRKAG
- a CDS encoding DsbA family protein produces the protein MKPNVIVALLVGLVLGFVGGRVTTGPSTKSEVAKAAPNSPAAPAPGGRRPVDPTVFKVPIENSPTHGSADALVTVVEFSDYECPFCSRANVTIEKLQEQYGKKLRVVMKQNPLSFHPRAKPAAIAAMAAGEQGKYWEYHAKLFANQKKLDDASLEQYAKELGLNLDKWKAELNNPKFQDIITRDQALAGQLGASGTPAFFINGRFLSGAQPIANFQALIDEELVKAENLVKSGVPASQVYAKIIEKGSERAAPKAQPQQPAAAVRKVEIPSDSPSFGPATAKVTIVEWSDFECPFCSRVGPTLSKIKESYAKDVRVVFRHQPLPFHPNAKLAAEASHAAHEQGKFWEYHDKLFANQKAMDRASLEKYAQELGLNLAKFKAALDSGKFKAKVEADMAAGNALGANGTPTFFINGREFVGAQPFEAFKRVIDEEIGKADKLLAAGTKPEELYAKLNAENVANAPTAPAAAPGAPAEPPVQKVDVGNAPVKGDKNAPVTIVAFSDFECPFCSRVVPTLKQLEDQYGGKIKVAFKNQPLPFHANAKLAAAAALAAHEQGKFWEYHDKLFANQRALDRASLEKYAQELGLNVDKFKAALDQGKFNAQIEADMAQASQLGANGTPTFFINGRTLVGAVPVDAFKRVIDEELKKLGGAVADSK